AACTTGGGAGGAGCGGTGGAGCCAGAAGTCCTGGCCCAGGAGGGACAGAATCCTCCCTCCAGAGCTTGCTTCTTCCCAGTCACTTGCCTCGGGTATCGCACTTTCACAGCCTTTGCAGCtatgagaaaagaaaacaaaagcacaCCCCCAAAGCACTTCAAACCAGCAACTTTAAGGCCTAAGGGTGTGTTTCACTGCCCAGAGAGGCAGGCAGGGTGCAATGTAGTTCTTCAGTTCTTGTGATACCAtgtatttaaaaatcaagccCAGAAGGGAACTGAATGGCTCAGGGTTTGGTAATAGGCAACGGAGCCTAGATCAGCTGTCCTAATGCCGCTCAGGTCAGTTGTGACAGAAAGTTATCAGCCCTTGGTGGCTGCTTGTGGCCTACAGGAAATAAATATGGAGGGGCTCAGTCAAGTTCCTAGGGGGTGAGTGTCCACATCAGCACAACTGGCCACCTGTTGgccatctcagcagagaggtcatggagactgaactctccAACCTTGGGCAGTTGTCCTTCCAGGTTGGAGAGGAGAAATGCTGGTGGACAGTGAATGTAGGGACAGAGGACTTTGCCCTCCAGCCTTGTCAatctagcacctttcaccagtAATAAATTCAGAGAGGACATTTTCCTTAAAGCACCTGATTGCTCCCTGCTTAAGACACTCTCCTTCTGAGAGGGAGCAAAATCCTGGTGTGCTGAACATACCCAGTGAATGCCCATAGTTAAAACAGATTTGATTTGTTGGGTTTCAGTCTAATGCAGTGACATTCCTCTTAGTCATTAAAATCCAAAAGGGACCCATTGATCTTGTTTATCCACCCATCCTGCCTGCAGCTCAGCTGTGGCtgggtcctttttttttttttttttttggcaaaaatccCAAActctgtgcatacacacacacacgcacccattTTCCGTAACCTATGTATCTTGAGTTTGTCTGAATATAGGAAATAATAACTGGTATAGAGAagcgttgttgtagctgtgttggtccgaGGATATTAGAAGAAGAAGAGACCAGTGTAAACTCAAAAGTGTCTCTGTCTCACCACAAGATAagtgatccaataaaagatattacctcacacaccttgcctctcctgggaccaacatggctgcaacaacacataaaaaagtgacaggtttcagagtagtagccgtgttagtctgtatccgcaaaaagaaaaggagtacttgtggcaccttagagactaaccaatttatttgagcataagctttcgtgagcatccaattaagtgagctgtagctcttgaaagcttatgctcaaataaatttattagtctctaaggtgccacaagtcctccttttctttttacataaaaaaGTGAAACACAGCCACAATATATTAGTGCATCGTTATAGCTTATTATAGTCTAGAGGGCATGATTTTCAAAAAGCTAGAGGCAAATATACATATTTACTATTTGTGCATGTGATGGCTAGTAAGACACATAGCTAGCTCTTGGCATGTGCAGATACCTAAAGTGCAAGTGAAACCTATGCATTTTTGCTTATAGCTTTGAAAATTAGAcccaatgcattttaaaataatgtcacACTTTATATGAGTAGGAatggcagctgcagaggcacCAGCTAGGGGAATATTTATAAGGGCCAACAGTTGTCATGCTTCAAGGCATTATCTGAATTCTCCCCTGCAATGGGTCAGTATCAAACGTTAGGTACATTATGACCAATAGGGTTTTACACCTCTTATGGTTAGAGGGAGAATACCAGACTAGATGGGCTATTCGTCCATTCTTGTCTGCTGGCATTTATCCCACAAGCTTGAGCATCCCTCTGTGGTGGCAAGCACAGGGTGCTGTGTACAGGCTTCAGACTTGCTTCACTGCATCTCTCTCAAGCATTGCAATCCAAACAACTCAGCCAGCTTTCCCTGCTTACACAACTGAACCATCTCCCTGTGGTGGGTGCTTGAGCCAGTTTTATCTCAGAATGGACTAGACCATAATTCTTAATCTCTCCTTTACAGCAGACCCACAACAGAAAGGCTGCAGGCAGTTCTGATGTGCCCATCACTTTGGCATTAAGGCTATGTTACATAACTAGCATTCACAGTGAATTCTGTCTGAACTTGGAGCCAAACTCTCCAGCCTCCCTTTCTTATAGCCAGTGACGACTGCCAAGCAGGAGAGCATTTCCGGACCTTTCTATCACTCCATTATGATGGGGAGCCAGTGAGAAAAATCCTGCAAAGTGCCATACACAAGGGAAGATTCAGACCCACCCTggtctctagggtgaccagatgtcctgattttatagggacagtcctgatttttgggtctttttcttatataggctcctattaccccccacccccgtcctgatttttcacatttgctgtctggtcaccctactggtcTCTGAGGGAGGCAATGGCTTTCCACTGATAATGTTCTCTATGTTCCTCTGGCTCAATGGCTCTCTCTGCCATAAGGGTAAAAGCTTGCCTGTGCAGGAGACAGtcttggaccagctcctgagaaagttctcagagtagcagccgtgttagtctggtgccacaagtactccttttctttttgagaaagttCTATGACATTAACTCCCTCAGGAACTAAGATCCATCACAAGTCACACCaccagttattaaaaaaaaactgtcaaAACAAGACACCAATGCACACACTTCTCCCTGTGGAGAGAGGATCAGAGACCAAACAACATATGGCAGATGTtaatcatgttgcttaatgcactattggagggcactcagatactatgctgATGAGCAAAGTACAAGAATGTATATAGTACAGTTTAGTGACCCTCCCCACCAGCCAGTCAGGATGGAGAAGCTGCCTCCAATGTTCTTTGGGTCTCACCCTAACCCCCCATCCCTCAAAATGCTCATATTGACAAGGGACAGTAAGAGGACATTCAAATGGCTGCTAATGGTCTGCAGCAGCTTTCAGAGTCTGCTCTCCCACAACAAAGGGGAGTAACTGTCTCCCTAAACAGGAGCCAATTAACATCTTCCATGTAGTTCAAGCCAGTTCATTTGGATGCAGCTCAGAAGGGATGGCACCATATGTGGTGCACTGTGCAAAAGGGGATCTGGGTTAAACAGTAAATCGCTGCCCCAGTGCATACCTAGTCTAGTACAAACTGCTGGCAGGAGGGAAGTGCTCCAATGTGAGGCTGGTGAGAGAAATTGGACAGTGACATATGCTGAAATCAAATTGTGACCCTCACTTGTTTATCACTTGGACATGAAAGAGCCTGCTGGGTTTAATGATTCACTCCAGTGTCTATGCTCAGAGCTGATACAATGGCTGCAATCAGGCTTCTCCTCTCGCTCCTTGTTGGCCTATGTGCTTATTATTTCTACAGCCAGGAAACCCTATCTGCAGGTAAGCAAAGCAGGACGGGACCCCAGGGAATTCACACCCCAGGCACAGAAGAGGGCTAGCGCTGACTCCCTGTTACAGTCAGATCTTTTGCTGATTGCGAAAAACTGAGCTGAAATGTCCCCTTTTGTGGCACTCTCACAGCTCAGTGTAAAGGGAAAAGATGACCCCCCATTTGGTGACTACTGTCAGCATCCAAAGCAATTGAAAATACTTTCTAAAACTAAGCTAGATCTATGACAATGATCTATTTAAGAGGTATACAGAAAGCTGGAGCTGAAAAACAAGAGGTGAACAGAGAGAAGGGCCAGTGTAAAAGGGGGTAATGAAGCAGGGAACATGTGGCTCAGTCTCCACTGTAAGGGGAACCACTCCAATGAGTTTAGAAAATGCAGAATGTTGACAGGAAATGAGCCCCAATGATGCCCTAAGAAAAGCCAGATACTTTCCTACAGACGTGGTATCACAATGGAAGCTTGTGGCTGCAAGATTTCCTCCAGGTGGTGACAAAGGAGGAATGCTGGTTCTGAGTAGCAAAGACAGACCAGGATAACCTTGTTTCAGAGGCTGGGGAACCCGAATatcaggaaagagagaaaataccTCTTTCTAAAAGAAGCCATTGAGAGAACCAACTTTCTGGTGCTCACCATGAGCTCCCTCTGGGGATTGGGAACTATCACAGGAGCCATGCGTTTGGGGAACATGCTTTCTGTAATAGCGGGCAAGGCCACATTTGCAGAGAGCTGCATTAGCctgtggaatagtcttccaagggaaatggtggaagccccattgcttgggaCATTTAAAGCAAGCCTGGACAAACTCTAGTAAATGTACCATATCCTGTAGTGgcagggagagggatggggtgaCCTAACAGGTCCTTTCCCTCCCTAACTTGTCCAATTACACATAAGCCCATATCACAAGTGGTCTCTCCTCCAACAGGTCAGGCTGATCAAAGGTGTAACGACTCCCCAGTTGTACAAACAATTTGGTGCCGGTACTCAGCACTTTACAAACGAATACTCTCAGTACTCCTAGAGTATCactacctccattttacagatgaaaagaTAGACCTTCTTCGATGGCACATATTGTTGGGATTTAGAGAATCAGTGTTGCAGTCCTGGGGCTCCCTGATGCCCAGTATCTTAGGGAAGCAGTTGGTCAAATTCCTGCTAACAGCCTTTTAAACCTCCAGAAATGGTGCGAGGGAAGCGTGTGCTGGTCACTGGTTCGAGCACTGGGATTGGGGAACAAATAGCCTATGAGTTTGCACGAATGGGAGCGCACCTGCTCCTCACtgccaggagggagaagcagctCAAGGAGGTAAGACCCCCAACCCAAGGAGGGTGGAGAAATGGAACATTTGGGCTTCTATTATACCCCACTCTCCAATCCCACACAGCAGGGTGCAGAGGTGGCCAAACGCCAGGACACATTGGCCACCCACCCACATTACAACCCCCTTCTCTCAACAGAAATTGTATTCACACCCGAGGCCAGGATGTGGCCTTGAGCACGCTACTGCAAATCATCACTTCTTTGCTCCCCTGCCCAATGTGATTCTTCAGCTGCATTCAGTCCCTTCTATTTCATGCTAGACCGAGCTCCTGCCCCATCCATTAACCTGGGGCGAACTGAAGCAGGCAGCTGCACGCTCTACTCTGTGCTATGAAACAGCTGCCACGCGGAAGGCTGCACAGCCTGCTGCAGTGTCAGGTTCTTCGCTGATGGCTGCTCTTTTCTCTGCAGGTGGCACAGAAGTGTCTGGAACTGGGGGCGAGTTCCGCCAGGCACGTGGTGTCCGACATGAACAACTTGACTTCAGCCCAGAATGTCATTGAAGAAACCAGAAACAAACTGGGTAAAACTTGCATTGCTTCCCTCCTTTTTCGTGTCCTCCTGGGACAGGGAAGGACACAGACCTCTTCTGGGTCAACTACTCCAATCACCCACGCTGCCTTTCCCTGAAACAGGATGCTCCATTTTTCTGCTACCCGGAAAAAGCCTAATCATCCTAGGGATTGGCCCAGCCACGCAGATTCCCAAACACTGATTCCCTGTAGGGTTAGTGCAGCTCTCTTTTGAATAACTAATTACTTCAACTGGCAGCAGAGATGCAGAGAATTCCAGAATGACCGGCTTAGGTGCTCTTCCAAACAACGGGGACTTCCCCAGGCCCCAGCTGGGAAATCCCTGCACTAAACGTCAGTGGTAGCAGGGCAGCTTCACTGGGAAGTTGAACAGCCATTAGTATTATTCCATCACAGATGTTGGGGCCCTCCATGGAAAAGGGTCCTGGCTTTAATCAACAGTGACTGCTTCATCCCAAGCGGCCTGTGCGCGGTGTCAGATGGAACAAGCACCATttctcacaatggagcactcgaGTGTGCACGGAGTAGCTGCAGACAAGTCAGACATTCAGTGGGTGCTAGGTCAGATTTatcagggagggggggaaggctgcagtgagagtgggggaggtcTCCAGGAGTCTGCACAGAGGAGAGAAAAGCAGAACCTGAGATGGCTCCACTGGCTTATAAGCAGGATGGAGCTGTGAGTGGTTTCTCCGCTAGGGCCCTGACTCCAAAGCCATCAGCCGTCACGAGCATCAGCAGGAGGGTATATGGGAATAGTTGATGTGCATCCCAACTCTGGGGAACAAAGAGTGGGAATTAGCTTGGGATCAAGGCCGACAATACCAGAGTCCAGTAGTATTCCCTTTTAATCTGTGGGAGTTTagatattgacttcagtggctgtaAGTCTAGCTCCACCTAAGAAATATTTGGGTTGAAATGTGAGTGCATCCCACTGCAGATCCCCTGATTCTGGTAGACTCTGATTCAGAACGGCTGCTATCTTGGAGCGGGGAGGGCAGATAGTGTACCGCATCCATCTGATCCAAGAACAGATGCACATACTTCATCTGAATCTGTGTTTCCCCTTCTCTTTCAGGGGGTCTTGACTACCTGGTTTTGAACCACGTTGGGGGAAGTGGCCGGTTTGGCCCATTCCAAGGAGACATGGCAGCAGTGACCAGCTCTATGACTGTCAATTTCTTGAGCTACGTCCAGCTGACAGTTTCTGCAATGACCATGCTGCAAGAGTCTCAGGGCAGCATCATTGTCATATCGTCCCTGAGTGGTAAGGAAGGCTGCTCCTTTCAGTTACCAGTGAACGCATCCAAACTGCCCTACTCAGTCAAACCAATCTCACAGCTAACAATACTGGTGGAATCATTGTTTCATCTCACCTCCTCCACAGGAAAAGCCATTAGTTACAACAACAGCCAATCTCTTCCTGCCTGTTACAAAGGCTTCTAGTTCCAGAGAAGTTTTGTTAACTCTTTGGTGGCAGAGGATGGGTAATTACAACTCTCCTCCAAATCTGTCTTTCAAAATGCTCAGTACAAACTGTTCACTGGGATCACTCACCCATCTCTGAAATGCAGCTACGCTGGGGATTTAGTCTGAGTAGGAACTCAAAGCAGAGTAAAGAGGGCCACCTACCAAACCATCTACAGGTGCCCCTGGAGGTCTCCTCCCAAGTACTGACATGCCCTGACACTGTTTAGCTTGTGAGATTCGATGGGATCCCAGCaagagctggtggggctgccccaTCTAATAGAAGACGTGTCTGGTTTCTGAGGTTGGCAGTTATGCAACAGAAAAATGATCTGAACAGTATTTAGACTTGGATCTACATGAGACTCCAGTTTGTCCTCTGACAGCTCCACTTGCCTAAAACCTTTCCCCTCAGCGAATCGTTTCCTTGGGGGAACTTCTCAGCTATTCCTATTGCTTTGATTCTCTTCAGGTCGCATTGGAGGTCCATTCACCCTTTCGTACAATGCAGCCAAGTTTGCTCTGGAAGGATTCTACAGCTCGCTACGCAGGGAGCTGCACCTTCGGGAGATCAGTCTCTCCGTCACAGTTGCTGTGCTGGGATATATTGACACAGGTAAAACAAAAATGCTACTCTCTACTGGGCAGACCCAATCATTAGGCTGCAATACACAGTGCAGAAGGGGAAAAATATCATCCAGATGTTGAGAGATAATCTCAGGGGAATAAGGGGAGGTCAGGAGATTTATTACATGATAATGATCTTAAGAACTATAGAAAAGGTTTGGGTGTTGGCTGCTGTAGTTCAGAGAGTTTATGCTCCCCAGTGCACCCAGATGCAGTCTGTTTAATCtggaagaagagaggaaaggagaTACCCTGTGTGATAATTGTTCTCTTCATCCCAGACAATGCTTTGAAAATCATCGGTGATAAAATCACCATGCAGGCAAGTCCCAAAGAAGAGTGTGcgcgggaagtggtgcgggctggTGTGCTGCGACATCGAGAGGTCATATATCCTTACTGGACCCTAaagcctctgctgctgctgaaggaATGGATGCCAGGCCTGATGGAAAGGCTGCTGGACAAATTCCTTGTCCTGGAAAATATCCTCTAAGCCTCAGGGCAGTTCAATTTCACATGGAAGCACAATAAAAGGAAAACCCTGCTCAAGCAGAGGGGGCAACTGAGATGCTGGACTCATGTTTGTGTTGGACATAATCTTTCCAAAGTGCATAGAGAGAGAGAtaggttaaaagataggaaacaaagggtaggaataaatggtcagttttcagaatggagagagtaaatagtggtgtcccacaggggtctgtactgggcccagtcctatttaacatattcataaataagctggaaaaaagggtaaacagtgaggtagcaacatttgcagatgatacaaaactacttaagatagtcaagtcccaggcagactgcgaagagctacaaaaggatctcttagaactgggtgactggacaacaaaatggcagatgaaattcaatgttgataaatgcaaagtaatgcacattggaaaacataataccaactatacatataaaattatggggtctaaattagctgttaccactcaagaaagagatcttggggtcttatggatagttctctgaaaacatccactcaatgtgcagcggcagtcaaaaaagcgaacagaatgttgggaatcattaaggaagggatagataataagacagaaaatatcatatggcttctatataaattcatggtacacccacatcttgaatactgcctgcagatgtggttgcctcatctcaaaaaagatatattggaattggaaaaggttcagaaaaggacaacaaaaatgattatgggtatggaacggctgctgtaAGAGAGAGATTTATAAGACTGGGAcgtttcagcttgaaaaagagacgactaaggggagatatgatagaggtctataaaatcatgactggtgtggcgaaagtaaataaggaagtgttattgactccttctcataacacaagaactaggggccaccaaatgaaattaatagacagcaagttaaaacaaacaaaaggaagtatttcttcacaacacacagtcaacttgtggaactccttgccagaggttGTTGTGACGGCCAAgatataacaggtttcaaaaaagaactagataaattcatggaggttaggtccatcagtggctattaaacaggatgggcagggatggtgtccctaacctctgtttgccagaagctgggaatgggcgacaggagatggatcacttgatgattacctgttctgttcatgccctctggtgcacctggcattgggcactgtcagaaaacagaatactgggctagatggacctttggtctgacccagaatggccgttcttatgttgagCAAAGATTTCCCCAATGAGCCCCAAAATACACACCTTAGAGCTGGGCAGGGCCATGAGATGCAACTCCATCCTTCACTCATCTCTAGCATCTGGACACCTTGACACGTGTAGCTTACAGTCTCCTCTAGTTGGACTGTTACCCCCAGCCTGGCCTGAGGTGCACATGCAGCTACCACAGACTACCTAATAATGCATGGAATTAGACCCTAGAGTGGGGATACAGAGAGAGAACTTCCCTGTCAAGGGCTGTCCTTTCCCTGCTCTTCTAAGTAGTTCAAAACTATACAGTTGTATAGGCTTCTGGGCAGACCTCAGAGCTGCTGTCCGCCAACTAGATCAGAATGATGAGGGACAGTCCCCAATCTCTCTGTTTCAAGCTGTAGGATGTCAAtacacactagggaacttttaatgtGCATCAGGAGGATCCACAGAGTTAGTGTGAGGCATGCTGAAGTGCTGTAGATtgatacacacacgcacacacacacgcacaccccgcaccccctctccCACTCTATACCAGCTGCTAATATAACTACCAGGCCAAGGACTGAGAAGGAAACATCAGAGCTATATCATAGACTGGGGTGAAAATGGCCATCAGAATCCAAACAGCTAATTAACAAACAATTACATCTAATATTTCTATAACACCTTTCATCCCAGACATCCCAAAGTGGTTCACAAACTTTTATACATAAACCACCACTAAAACATAGCCAGCTCAGGGGTGGGAGAGTGGCACACAACGGGTGCACAATGAAAGAGAAATTTTGGCACAGGACAATGAGGCAAACTGGGGAGGCTGTGTTGTCCAGGCTGTGTTGTCCAGGTACTAGACTTGGAGACAGAAGACCTCGGTACAATTCACAGCCATGCCAccaactcactgtgtgaccttcacaaagtcacttcacctccctgaggCTATTTCTTCATAGGTAACAGAGATAATACTGCTTATCTCCCTTTGTAAAGCATTCAGATCTATGGATAAAAATCAGTAGAGAGATGCTAGCTAAATGAAACTGCCTCAGAAGCATGAAGGGTGGATTTAAGCCTGCTGTTTCAGAGAGCTTAGCTATTTCAAGCTTGTGCTTAGACTTCTGAGTTATCCCTTCCCAATGGGGAAAGGCACTGTTACAACATCGCTGCATTTTCTCTTCTGCATCACAAGCCACAGGATGGAGAGAGGGGAGTCTGAGAGGAAGAGCCAAGAAGGGAAATTTCCAAGAGTTGTGCCACATGTCTAAATGGATACTGAAGCACAGGGATTACCCCGAGCATAGCTGTTCACTTTCTGCATGTCTCGTTTCAGCTGCACCACCTTCTCTTGCATCTCCGCAATCCCCACATAGTTACAGTAATTCATCTCTCCCTGAAGTGTCCAGAAAAACTTGGCCTAGAAAACaacatggagggtggggggaatggagggtAAGGCACTGCTATTCGCCTCTGCAGTGGGTACTGCTGTCTAATAGCCAAGGTGGACTGTTGGTTCACAAGACTACCTAACCATCTCTCCAGTATCCCACATACCAGCTGTTATGGCTTTGACGTTCTGTTTGTCCCTCCCACAGCTTCCATCCCTGCCCCAAGTACAGGAACAGAGCAACTGAAAACCAGGCTCTGTGTGCAATGGGAGCGTTAGTGATCTGAAATCACAAAGATAGCCTGAAGCTATCTTTTTACGCCCCCATTCTGATGCTGAGTAGGGCTGTGCCTGCTCGCAGTGTAAGTTGCAGCAGCCTCTGGGCTGCTCTAACATTCTGCTTCCCATAGCTCCCTGTGAACTCTGTTAAGCAGAGAACAGCTGTAGTGCTGTGAAATCTGGCCATCCCCTCAATGGACCCTTATGCTATGGACTAGGAGAAGGACTGGGGTAGAGCTTTTACACTGGTCAGGCAGCTCCCTGCACAAGGGGAAGTCTCAGGGGGACATTTACACTGACTTTAAGgaccctttacactgccagagcggTGACATACACAGAATGGTCAGGTGCCTTCAGGCTGCCATTAGATTCATGTGGGTTGGAGTCAGGGGAAAGTTAATGTCACAGAGCAGATAGAGAGCTGGCGAGAGTATCCAAGTCAACCTAAGGAGCCCTTACTACAGGGAAAAGGAGGAAGTACAACAATAGCTTCAGTAGCACTTCCTCTGTCGATTCCAGTCTCTATTCCCTGCACACTCCCCCagcaaacaaacataaaaaactCCTAAAAAAGAGAGTAATTTTTCCATTGGGTGAGGGGAATTTGCTCCCATAATTCCCTTTAGTGGAAATCGCATGACTGGATTCATATTGACCAGGCTGAACATATATCACCATAACCTGTGATTTCAGTAACATTTAACTCCCCTTAAAGCTTGGACCACTTTGCAAATAGCGATCTGAGAATCAGAGTCAACACGCAGGTGGAGACTAGAGTGGTGGTCTCAAGCTAGCACTTCATTCCCTAGTCCCAGAAGAGATTGATCCAGGTCATGTAATGAGGCTACATCCAGGCTTTTccatgctggaggcaggggggaacCCTGAGAGGGATGCGGGTTTCAGGAAAGCTCATGCACAATTTGGAAAACAGACTTTTCCCTCCTCTTGTGGCACAGATACTAGCAGCCTAAGCAGAAACAGGGAAAGAGTGGTGGTGCAAAACTACAAGGTGATCTGTCTCATTACTAGAGTGGTCAAGAGTTCCTGGCTCCGAGAGACACATTCTCTCGCTGTTATTCCTGATAAAATCTCCCCCAATAATCTCAGATATTTGGTGGGGGGAGCTGTTAGTCAGGAAGGCACTGCAGGTACCTTTAAAAATGATGCCAGGCCAGATGCTTCTTTCTCCATCTGCTTCCGCTTTCGCATGACCCTCTCACAGATCCCTGGGCTCTGCTCCATGTTTGTATACAGTTCTTGCAGGCACTGCTCAGTGTAGGATAAAGACTGTACTTCAAAGTCCTCAGGGGAAATCAGCTTGCAGAATGACATACTGAGGGGGTATTCATTGTCAAACTCATCCAAGGTCTCCATCCTACACTTCGCTAGAGAAAGACAGGCAGTAAAGCTATCCTGAATGGGAAAGCGAGCCAGCAGAGTTACTTACTTCTGACTGAAAAGTAGAggccaccctcctttcccatcctGAGGCCCTGACACTGACTCACAAGAGGGTAGATTGCTGCTCTAGTAGGAGCTCATAGCTATCCTAGTGCCAACCTCTCCTGGCGAGGGTCTGTGTAGGGAATAAGAGTTGCTGAAATTGCTGGAAGCTTCAGGACAGAACATCCTCCCACAGGAAAATAAGGAGATAAGTGATCCTCTTGGGCAGGGCTTCTCTTAGGCTCCTCTGCACACAAACATTTTCCTCCAAGGGCAGCTGGGACCATGACCTGCATCCTGTTTGAGGGAAGTGACTtccagctggggagaggagctgGCTCAATGCCGCTGAAGAGCCAAATCCCCTCTCCTAAGAGAGAGAGGCGGCAGCAGAGCAGGCCCCCTCAGACTCTCCTACCCAGAGTGTGACCACAGTACCACAACCTCCACTTCTGTCCCCACCTCCCTGTGCAGCCAGTGCCCCCGTGGGACATGGGGGTGTCACAAAGTGACAGGCCATGTGCAACAGGACCATGACCCACAAGCACTggtggggctggcctgggccatgATGACTCCCACTCACTCCCCCCTATTCCCTGACAGGTAAGGAGGGGCCATCCAGCAACTTGGAAAATATGGAGGGGAACAGCCAGGCCCCATTACACCTCAAGCAAAGGCCTGGCCCCACCAGTCTACTCAACACTGGGGAAG
This genomic stretch from Lepidochelys kempii isolate rLepKem1 chromosome 15, rLepKem1.hap2, whole genome shotgun sequence harbors:
- the LOC140898515 gene encoding hydroxysteroid 11-beta-dehydrogenase 1-like protein B translates to MLRADTMAAIRLLLSLLVGLCAYYFYSQETLSAEMVRGKRVLVTGSSTGIGEQIAYEFARMGAHLLLTARREKQLKEVAQKCLELGASSARHVVSDMNNLTSAQNVIEETRNKLGGLDYLVLNHVGGSGRFGPFQGDMAAVTSSMTVNFLSYVQLTVSAMTMLQESQGSIIVISSLSGRIGGPFTLSYNAAKFALEGFYSSLRRELHLREISLSVTVAVLGYIDTDNALKIIGDKITMQASPKEECAREVVRAGVLRHREVIYPYWTLKPLLLLKEWMPGLMERLLDKFLVLENIL